A portion of the Bdellovibrionales bacterium genome contains these proteins:
- a CDS encoding cation transporter, with protein sequence MGNAELSRESRGASNTIFGGGQSHSSSIIKGAAISSLLVGSFLMLFKFWGYSQSGSQAVFSDAMESIVNVIAAGLALFVVYYSAKPVDENHPYGHGKIEFFSAAFEGGLISFAGVLIVIEAIYALANRQVIHNPRMGLVVVGIAGVINLGMGLVIMKLGKKHNSIALIASGKHLISDFVTSIGVIGGLGLVFLTRFQWIDSATAILAGMLLIWEGIKLVRRSVAGLLDEEDPESLAELERIFQKLSFEGIIQIHHLKVIRSGAFHHIDAHLVIPEFWNVTEAHRKTTNFERQVIENYLYGGEMNFHLDPCRRAYCRVCDLKDCPIRYEKFEKRMPVQLEHLRSRVEPNEFLKQRR encoded by the coding sequence ATGGGCAATGCTGAGCTTTCCCGCGAGTCTAGGGGAGCATCGAATACAATTTTTGGCGGTGGCCAAAGCCATTCATCTTCGATAATAAAAGGGGCTGCCATTTCTTCCCTGTTGGTGGGCTCCTTTTTGATGCTGTTTAAGTTCTGGGGCTATAGCCAATCCGGTTCTCAGGCCGTTTTCTCTGATGCTATGGAAAGCATCGTCAATGTTATAGCGGCCGGGTTGGCACTGTTTGTGGTTTACTATTCGGCCAAGCCCGTAGACGAGAATCATCCCTATGGCCACGGAAAAATCGAATTTTTTTCGGCAGCCTTTGAGGGGGGACTTATTTCCTTCGCCGGGGTTCTTATTGTCATCGAAGCAATTTATGCTTTGGCAAATCGTCAAGTCATACACAATCCAAGAATGGGGCTTGTCGTTGTAGGCATTGCGGGAGTTATCAATCTTGGCATGGGATTGGTGATCATGAAACTTGGGAAAAAGCATAACTCCATAGCTTTGATTGCGAGTGGTAAGCATCTCATTTCAGATTTTGTTACGAGCATCGGTGTGATCGGAGGGTTAGGTCTCGTATTTTTGACAAGATTCCAATGGATAGACAGCGCAACTGCGATTCTGGCGGGAATGCTACTTATTTGGGAGGGCATCAAATTGGTCCGCAGGTCCGTGGCCGGGCTTTTAGACGAGGAGGATCCTGAATCATTGGCAGAGCTTGAGCGGATTTTTCAGAAACTGTCTTTCGAAGGGATAATTCAGATTCATCATTTAAAGGTCATTCGCTCTGGGGCCTTTCACCATATTGATGCTCATCTTGTGATTCCGGAGTTTTGGAATGTCACCGAGGCACATCGGAAAACGACAAATTTTGAACGCCAAGTCATCGAAAACTATCTCTACGGTGGGGAAATGAATTTCCATCTTGATCCCTGTCGAAGAGCCTATTGTCGCGTCTGTGATTTGAAGGATTGTCCGATCCGATACGAAAAGTTTGAAAAGCGTATGCCGGTTCAACTCGAGCATCTGCGTTCACGAGTTGAACCCAATGAATTTCTCAAGCAGCGGCGTTAG
- the ggt gene encoding gamma-glutamyltransferase, with amino-acid sequence MKKLAARLFAFFLMIAPQWMAFAVPAEGTKMMVSGPSPHAIEIAKIISEKGGNVVDVAVGVGLSLSITNPYYAALGGGGFALIKMDGPAEALDFREVAPAATSPTFYADKDKEASITGGKAVGVPGFPAGLWAMHKKYGKLKWSQLFDAPLVLAEKGFRVSGEWHEKTKSTSTRFNGAGKRHYFKVGAQPQPYLPGETFQQRDLAKALRIFRDKNIQGFYQGEVAQDIVKAIQSSGGVVTLNDLKNYTVRWLKPLEADFKGYHLYLMPPPSSGGVVIKSALSLIDQLELEKQKPFSVDELHLLGEILSRSFRGRSLLGDPDFYKNPLDLLLSSTYFKEMAKSINIRKTAKLDPLAESEGKESENTTHFSVMDSDGRSVALTVTLNGVYGSAVVSDRFGIALNNEMDDFTTRPNEPNMYGLIQGQGNFVQAGKRPLSSMSPALVAKDDKIVLSIGSPGGPRIISGVIQVLYRSLVTGLNMDEAIQAPRIHHQFLPHTLYVDNRRFSPETLDGLRKKQHSVEESWMGRVYGIRKNEKGFVEAAHDLRGEGASGGF; translated from the coding sequence ATGAAAAAATTGGCTGCTCGCTTGTTCGCCTTTTTCTTAATGATCGCACCTCAATGGATGGCTTTCGCCGTGCCGGCTGAAGGCACTAAAATGATGGTCTCTGGACCTTCACCCCATGCCATTGAAATCGCCAAAATAATTTCGGAAAAAGGCGGGAACGTCGTGGATGTTGCGGTTGGAGTGGGGCTCTCATTGAGTATCACCAATCCCTATTATGCGGCTTTAGGTGGAGGTGGATTTGCACTGATCAAAATGGATGGACCAGCTGAGGCGCTGGATTTTCGAGAGGTCGCTCCGGCAGCAACCTCTCCCACCTTTTATGCTGATAAGGATAAGGAGGCTTCGATCACAGGAGGAAAAGCCGTTGGAGTTCCAGGATTTCCTGCTGGTCTCTGGGCTATGCATAAAAAATACGGAAAATTGAAATGGTCACAACTCTTTGACGCCCCTCTTGTTCTCGCTGAAAAAGGATTTCGAGTGTCTGGGGAATGGCATGAAAAAACAAAGTCTACCTCAACCCGATTCAATGGAGCAGGAAAACGACACTATTTTAAAGTGGGTGCGCAGCCACAGCCCTACTTGCCCGGTGAAACCTTTCAACAAAGAGATCTTGCAAAGGCCTTGAGAATCTTTCGCGACAAGAACATTCAAGGCTTCTATCAGGGAGAAGTAGCCCAAGACATTGTTAAAGCCATACAAAGCTCAGGTGGAGTCGTTACTTTAAATGATTTAAAAAACTATACAGTCCGATGGCTGAAGCCACTCGAAGCCGATTTCAAGGGCTATCACCTGTATCTGATGCCTCCTCCTTCAAGCGGAGGCGTCGTCATCAAATCTGCGCTGAGTCTTATAGACCAACTTGAGCTAGAAAAACAAAAGCCGTTCAGCGTCGACGAGCTCCACCTTCTCGGAGAAATCCTCAGTCGATCCTTCCGGGGACGCTCCCTCTTAGGCGATCCCGACTTCTACAAAAATCCCTTAGATCTGCTATTGTCTAGTACCTATTTTAAAGAAATGGCAAAATCGATAAACATTCGAAAAACGGCTAAGTTGGATCCTCTGGCAGAATCCGAGGGGAAGGAAAGCGAAAATACGACTCATTTTTCTGTCATGGACAGTGATGGACGCTCTGTCGCCCTCACTGTAACACTCAATGGTGTTTACGGTTCAGCCGTGGTCAGTGATCGGTTTGGAATAGCTCTCAATAACGAAATGGATGATTTTACCACGCGGCCCAATGAGCCAAATATGTACGGGCTGATACAGGGCCAAGGCAATTTTGTTCAAGCGGGAAAAAGACCATTGAGTTCGATGAGTCCAGCTCTTGTGGCTAAAGACGATAAAATCGTTCTGTCCATCGGCTCTCCCGGGGGACCACGCATTATCAGCGGTGTCATTCAAGTTCTTTACCGAAGTTTAGTGACCGGGCTGAACATGGACGAAGCTATCCAGGCACCTAGAATTCACCACCAATTTCTGCCCCACACCCTCTACGTTGATAACCGCAGATTCTCGCCTGAGACCTTAGATGGCTTAAGAAAAAAACAACACTCCGTCGAGGAAAGTTGGATGGGACGAGTCTACGGTATTAGAAAAAACGAAAAGGGTTTTGTCGAGGCAGCTCACGATTTGCGCGGGGAAGGCGCATCGGGAGGATTCTAA